The following proteins come from a genomic window of Aequorivita marisscotiae:
- the lipA gene encoding lipoyl synthase, giving the protein MSTKTLEIQKPSPPTGAKPKWLRVKLPTGKKYTELRNVVDKYKLNTICTSGSCPNMGECWGEGTATFMILGNICTRSCGFCGVKTGRPETVAWDEPEKVARSIKLMNIKHAVVTSVDRDDLKDMGSIIWAETVKAIRRMNPETTLETLIPDFQGNTRNIDRIIAVKPEVISHNMETVKRLTREVRIQAKYERSLEVLNYLKQSGMPRTKSGIMLGLGEREDEVLQTMEDLKNIGLDILTIGQYLQPSKKHLPVKEFITPEQFKKYETAGLEMGFRHVESGALVRSSYKAQKHLT; this is encoded by the coding sequence ATGAGCACAAAAACATTGGAAATTCAAAAGCCATCCCCACCTACGGGAGCAAAACCGAAATGGTTACGCGTTAAACTTCCTACCGGAAAAAAATATACCGAACTCCGCAACGTGGTAGATAAGTATAAACTTAACACCATCTGCACCTCTGGCAGCTGCCCGAATATGGGCGAATGTTGGGGCGAGGGCACGGCCACTTTTATGATTTTAGGAAATATTTGCACGCGGTCCTGCGGTTTTTGCGGCGTTAAAACAGGAAGACCCGAAACCGTAGCTTGGGACGAGCCTGAAAAGGTAGCCCGATCTATTAAGCTTATGAATATTAAGCATGCAGTTGTAACTTCAGTAGACCGAGATGATCTAAAGGATATGGGCTCTATTATATGGGCCGAAACCGTAAAAGCAATTCGCCGAATGAATCCAGAAACCACTTTGGAAACCTTAATTCCAGACTTTCAGGGAAATACCCGAAACATTGATAGGATTATAGCGGTAAAACCCGAAGTGATTAGCCATAATATGGAAACGGTTAAACGTTTAACTCGCGAAGTGCGCATACAAGCTAAATACGAACGCAGTCTAGAGGTTCTAAATTATTTAAAACAATCTGGAATGCCGAGAACCAAAAGTGGTATTATGCTTGGCTTGGGCGAGCGGGAAGACGAAGTTCTGCAAACAATGGAAGATTTAAAAAATATAGGACTGGATATTTTAACTATTGGGCAATATTTACAGCCGTCGAAAAAACACCTTCCGGTAAAAGAATTTATTACGCCTGAACAATTTAAAAAATATGAAACCGCAGGATTAGAAATGGGTTTCAGACACGTAGAAAGCGGTGCCTTAGTGCGTTCTTCGTACAAAGCACAAAAGCACCTTACATAA
- the gap gene encoding type I glyceraldehyde-3-phosphate dehydrogenase, whose product MKNKITVGINGFGRIGRSVFRLLINHPLIEVVAVNDLADTKTLSHLLKYDSIHGVLQKDISFTAEQVNVDGKKVRFSSEKSIESISWPDVDVVIESTGKFKNKNQLENHLKNGAKKVILSVPPLEDDIKTVVLGVNDNILDPDDLIISNASCTTNNAAPLLKIINELCGIEQAYITTVHSYTTDQSLHDQPHRDLRRARAAGQSIVPTTTGAAKALTKIFPELSDVIGGCGIRVPVPNGSLTDVTLNVKKEVTIKEINEAFKKASENSLAGILQYTEDPIVSIDIVGNPHSCIFDSEMTSVIGKMVKIIGWYDNEIGYSSRIVDLIERISLK is encoded by the coding sequence ATGAAAAATAAAATTACCGTTGGCATTAATGGTTTTGGCCGTATTGGCCGTAGTGTTTTTAGATTATTAATTAATCACCCTTTAATTGAAGTTGTGGCGGTAAACGATCTGGCCGATACAAAAACACTAAGCCATTTGTTAAAATACGACAGTATTCACGGGGTTTTACAAAAAGATATTTCGTTTACGGCTGAGCAAGTAAATGTTGACGGGAAGAAAGTAAGATTTTCTTCAGAAAAAAGCATTGAATCTATTTCTTGGCCAGATGTAGATGTAGTTATAGAAAGCACGGGTAAGTTTAAAAACAAAAACCAACTTGAGAATCATTTAAAAAATGGCGCAAAAAAGGTAATCCTTTCTGTACCTCCACTAGAAGACGATATCAAAACCGTGGTTTTAGGAGTAAATGACAACATATTGGATCCCGACGATTTAATAATTTCAAATGCATCGTGCACCACTAATAATGCAGCGCCCCTGCTTAAAATAATAAATGAGCTTTGTGGAATTGAGCAAGCTTATATTACCACTGTGCATAGTTATACCACAGATCAGAGCTTGCACGACCAGCCGCATCGCGATTTGCGAAGAGCCCGTGCCGCCGGACAATCTATTGTTCCCACCACAACGGGTGCAGCAAAAGCGCTCACCAAAATATTTCCTGAACTTTCTGATGTAATTGGAGGTTGCGGAATTCGTGTTCCGGTACCCAATGGCTCTCTGACAGACGTAACATTAAATGTAAAAAAAGAAGTTACCATTAAAGAGATAAATGAAGCCTTTAAAAAAGCTTCGGAAAATTCGTTGGCTGGCATACTTCAATATACCGAAGACCCTATTGTTTCAATAGATATTGTGGGCAATCCACATTCCTGTATTTTTGATTCCGAAATGACTTCAGTTATCGGAAAAATGGTAAAAATAATTGGATGGTACGATAACGAAATAGGCTATTCATCAAGAATCGTAGATTTAATTGAAAGAATTTCCTTGAAATAA